A window of Haloarcula sp. H-GB4 contains these coding sequences:
- a CDS encoding acyl-CoA dehydrogenase family protein, with the protein MDLLSEKLVPEHAHEVKEEAREFAAEHIEPVAGEYYASGEYPWDVLEAATEAGLVAQDIGEEWGGSGYDLQQMLAMAEELYKADAGIALTIQLASFGAEIVEDHGADWQKEEFLEPVAAGDQLTGLAVSEPETGSDLAGMTTAAEKDGDEWVINGEKYWIGNGVEADWVTLYAKTGDDPNDRYGNYSMFIVPTDADGYHAEHIPEKMGFRASKQAHIVLDDCRIPEENLVGVEGAGFYMLAEFFNHGRVVVGGHGLGLAAAAIEEAWEFVHDREAFGKTVDEFQAVQHKLADMQLSLQSARTLTWHAAERVANQENSGYWAALAKTNATEAAMDCAEKGMQLHGGRSVLTENRISRVYRDVRIPVIYEGANDIQRNLIYNQAPM; encoded by the coding sequence ATGGATCTGCTATCCGAGAAACTCGTTCCGGAACACGCACACGAGGTCAAGGAAGAGGCTCGGGAGTTCGCCGCGGAGCACATCGAGCCAGTCGCGGGTGAGTACTACGCGTCCGGGGAGTACCCCTGGGATGTACTCGAAGCGGCAACGGAGGCTGGACTCGTCGCACAGGATATCGGCGAAGAGTGGGGCGGGAGCGGCTACGACCTCCAGCAGATGCTTGCGATGGCAGAGGAGTTGTACAAAGCCGACGCAGGGATCGCGCTGACAATCCAACTCGCCAGCTTCGGGGCGGAGATCGTCGAGGACCACGGCGCAGACTGGCAGAAAGAGGAGTTCCTTGAGCCCGTCGCCGCCGGCGATCAGCTTACCGGTCTCGCCGTCTCCGAACCGGAGACGGGGAGCGACCTCGCCGGGATGACGACGGCCGCCGAGAAAGACGGTGACGAGTGGGTGATTAACGGCGAAAAATACTGGATCGGCAACGGCGTCGAGGCGGACTGGGTGACGCTGTACGCCAAGACCGGTGACGACCCGAACGACCGCTACGGGAACTACTCGATGTTTATCGTTCCGACGGACGCCGACGGCTACCACGCCGAGCACATCCCTGAAAAGATGGGCTTCCGGGCGTCCAAGCAGGCCCACATTGTGCTCGATGACTGCCGGATTCCGGAAGAGAATCTGGTCGGCGTGGAAGGGGCCGGCTTCTATATGCTCGCTGAGTTCTTCAACCACGGCCGCGTCGTCGTCGGCGGACACGGCCTCGGTCTGGCCGCGGCAGCCATCGAGGAAGCATGGGAGTTCGTCCACGACCGCGAAGCCTTCGGCAAGACCGTCGACGAATTCCAGGCGGTCCAACACAAGCTGGCCGATATGCAACTCAGCCTCCAGTCCGCCCGGACCCTCACCTGGCACGCGGCTGAGCGCGTCGCCAATCAGGAGAACTCCGGCTACTGGGCCGCATTGGCAAAGACCAACGCGACCGAAGCCGCGATGGACTGTGCGGAGAAGGGGATGCAACTCCACGGTGGGCGATCCGTGCTGACAGAGAACCGCATTTCCCGCGTGTACCGCGACGTGCGGATTCCGGTCATCTACGAAGGAGCCAACGACATCCAGCGGAATCTCATCTACAACCAGGCACCGATGTAA
- a CDS encoding Cdc6/Cdc18 family protein, whose translation MVDVNENPFDGTDAIFERKQPLKKDTFTPDTIFHRDEEIEFYINALQDVIVGHDPNNVFVYGPTGVGKTAVTKWVRDKLEEKAEAEDIPLTVVGPINCRNYRSAYALVNTLVNEFRDPENQLPESGYSTDSVFEFLYEEIEAVGGNVLIILDEIDNIPADARNDFLYELPRAEANENTPITDAKVGLIGISNDLKFVDVLEPKVKSTLGEREIKFGPYDATELRDILGYYADIAFREDVLGEDVVPLAAAFSAQERGDVRQGLRILEKAGEYARMEGADGVTEAHTRRATDTIETDELLDYFEHDLSSQQALTYLATTLALIEPKHEASTKRIYNLYSSIAESSGRRVKSERKIYEFLDQLSMQGLVRSAERNLGRKGGRKYIYEVTDDPTDIINAALQSSYSDAVPSNVNGILEHYLEDEATEFEAPDTTDDEQQNLWQFT comes from the coding sequence ATGGTCGACGTGAACGAGAACCCGTTCGATGGGACTGATGCGATCTTCGAACGAAAGCAACCGCTGAAAAAAGATACGTTCACGCCGGATACGATCTTCCACCGCGACGAAGAGATCGAGTTCTACATCAACGCGCTTCAGGACGTCATCGTCGGCCACGACCCCAACAACGTTTTCGTCTACGGTCCAACAGGGGTCGGCAAGACTGCCGTCACGAAGTGGGTACGGGACAAACTCGAAGAGAAAGCCGAGGCTGAGGATATCCCGCTCACCGTTGTCGGTCCGATTAACTGCCGGAACTATCGGTCGGCGTATGCACTGGTAAATACGCTCGTCAACGAGTTCCGGGATCCTGAGAACCAGCTCCCGGAGAGTGGCTACAGCACTGACAGCGTCTTCGAGTTCCTCTACGAAGAGATAGAGGCTGTGGGCGGGAACGTTCTGATAATTCTGGATGAGATTGACAACATTCCAGCGGACGCACGGAACGACTTTCTCTACGAACTGCCGCGAGCTGAAGCGAACGAGAATACGCCGATCACCGATGCAAAGGTTGGGCTCATCGGTATCTCGAACGACCTCAAGTTCGTTGACGTGTTGGAACCCAAGGTGAAATCAACGCTGGGGGAGCGAGAGATCAAGTTCGGCCCGTACGACGCGACCGAACTTCGCGACATTCTGGGCTACTACGCTGACATTGCGTTCCGGGAGGACGTGCTCGGCGAAGACGTCGTCCCGCTAGCAGCGGCCTTCTCTGCACAAGAACGCGGTGACGTTCGGCAGGGACTCCGAATCCTCGAAAAGGCTGGGGAGTACGCGCGGATGGAGGGTGCAGATGGTGTGACGGAAGCGCATACACGACGGGCAACAGACACCATCGAAACCGACGAACTGCTTGACTACTTCGAACACGATCTGAGTTCACAGCAGGCGCTGACCTATCTCGCGACGACGCTCGCACTTATCGAGCCGAAACACGAGGCGTCAACGAAGCGGATCTACAATCTCTATTCTTCGATTGCGGAGTCGAGCGGTCGCCGCGTGAAATCCGAGCGGAAGATCTACGAGTTCCTTGACCAGCTTTCGATGCAGGGGCTGGTCCGCTCTGCGGAACGCAATCTCGGTCGTAAGGGCGGCCGCAAGTACATTTACGAGGTCACCGATGACCCGACCGACATCATCAACGCTGCACTCCAGTCCTCCTACAGCGATGCCGTACCGAGCAACGTCAACGGGATTCTCGAACACTACCTGGAAGACGAGGCGACTGAGTTCGAGGCACCGGACACTACTGACGACGAGCAACAGAACCTCTGGCAGTTCACGTAG
- a CDS encoding N-acyl homoserine lactonase family protein, giving the protein MDDLAVTSVDRGRVQADRNFVVDGYSVATASHRNPEHEYETYVVWNLVIETPELTVLWDTGSHPEAGDGYWPTPLYEAFAHVNAAEHPLPADLEDAGYRIDEIDAVVMSHLHLDHAGGLRNFAGTDVPIYVHRKELPYAYYSANTDDGSIAYLASDFDRDLNWEIVYGDSYHLTDGIELLHLPGHTPGLMGAFVDRPDRPLLVVGDEAYVEANYAGQPMATSLLWNNGAWKESLERCRDRQRATGAEVLLGHDLAVFENVSGTTD; this is encoded by the coding sequence ATGGACGACCTCGCAGTGACATCCGTTGACCGGGGCCGCGTACAGGCTGACCGAAACTTCGTCGTCGACGGATACAGCGTCGCAACGGCCTCGCACCGCAACCCGGAGCACGAGTACGAAACGTACGTTGTGTGGAACCTCGTTATCGAAACACCGGAGCTAACGGTCCTCTGGGACACCGGCTCTCACCCGGAGGCCGGCGACGGGTACTGGCCGACCCCGCTGTACGAGGCGTTCGCACACGTCAATGCCGCCGAGCATCCTTTGCCAGCAGATCTCGAAGACGCAGGCTACAGGATCGACGAGATCGATGCAGTCGTGATGAGCCACCTGCATCTAGACCACGCCGGCGGCCTGCGCAACTTCGCGGGAACGGACGTGCCGATCTACGTCCACCGCAAGGAACTCCCATACGCGTACTACAGCGCCAACACGGACGACGGCTCTATCGCCTACCTCGCCAGTGATTTCGATCGCGACCTGAACTGGGAGATCGTCTACGGCGACAGCTATCACCTCACTGACGGTATCGAACTGCTTCACCTCCCCGGCCACACGCCCGGGCTCATGGGTGCATTCGTCGACCGTCCGGACCGGCCGCTCCTCGTCGTCGGCGACGAAGCCTACGTTGAGGCGAACTACGCAGGACAACCCATGGCGACGAGTCTCCTGTGGAACAACGGCGCATGGAAGGAGAGCCTCGAACGGTGTCGCGACCGCCAGCGTGCCACAGGGGCTGAAGTGCTGCTCGGACACGACCTTGCGGTGTTTGAGAATGTATCCGGCACGACGGACTGA
- a CDS encoding DICT sensory domain-containing protein yields MSLTELITGVEDHQKTLTIFNAGPTAAEDLRERFADRNVHVQTEQTESGRPGEFITLSEDTEVIAAASLNSFTDSLNEGRQYITRDNSPYVSILDHLDETMFTSWSIQRMTAASREIEDRAWRVGQGTLHAGFQTLSTLQGELDLYERLGETDVDVHAYAVPDIEPPEYSTFSLHLERSDEIADSWFVVFDGGGDPTQKCALLAEEREPREFYGFWTYDESTVDWIIDYLEETYGYLEQ; encoded by the coding sequence ATGTCGTTAACGGAACTCATCACCGGCGTCGAGGACCATCAGAAGACGCTGACTATCTTTAACGCTGGGCCGACAGCGGCCGAAGACCTTCGCGAGCGCTTCGCGGACCGTAATGTCCACGTTCAGACCGAGCAGACTGAGAGCGGGCGACCGGGCGAGTTTATCACCCTCAGCGAGGATACAGAAGTCATCGCGGCCGCGAGCCTCAACTCGTTCACAGACTCGCTCAACGAAGGTCGACAGTACATCACGCGCGATAACAGCCCGTACGTGTCGATTCTCGACCACCTCGACGAGACCATGTTCACTTCATGGTCAATCCAGCGGATGACCGCCGCGTCCCGCGAAATCGAGGACCGCGCGTGGCGAGTGGGGCAGGGAACGTTACATGCCGGCTTTCAGACGCTGTCTACGCTTCAGGGCGAACTCGACCTTTACGAACGGCTTGGCGAGACCGATGTGGACGTTCACGCCTATGCTGTCCCCGACATCGAGCCGCCCGAGTACAGTACGTTCTCGCTGCATCTGGAACGATCGGACGAGATTGCCGACTCGTGGTTCGTCGTGTTCGACGGCGGCGGTGACCCAACCCAGAAGTGCGCCCTGCTGGCCGAGGAGCGCGAACCGCGCGAGTTCTACGGCTTCTGGACCTACGACGAGTCCACGGTCGACTGGATCATCGACTATCTGGAGGAGACGTACGGCTATCTCGAACAGTGA
- a CDS encoding 2-oxoacid:acceptor oxidoreductase subunit alpha, with protein MTDNELIWRIAGGSGDGIDSTSQNFAKALMWSGLNVFTHRHYPSRIRGGHTYVEVRAKDEPVQSRGDGYNFLLALGDSFARNPQEEAYYGKEELKPLYENFDDLREGGVLLYDEGLLDDEDVDEIGLEEAAEENNWHVVPMDLRGIAKEHGREIMRNTAGIGATAAILDISTDEFEKLIKQNMSGDMQEANLNVLHDAYDAASELDVDHDIEVPEDSHDEEQVILSGSNAISYGAIDEGCRFISGYPMTPWTDVFTIMSQHLPAFGGISEQVEDEIAAAALALGASHAGVKAMSGSSGGGFALMSEPLGLAEMTETPIVLVEAMRAGPSTGMPTKPEQADLEHVLYTSQGDSARVVFAPANIRECYTQTRSAFRIAYEYQIPAIVIYDQKIQGELRNLPASHFDEEPNADPGSVLTEEEIQDAAHHSSGKFQRFLHEPEDGSNVSPRSVPGQKDGRFLATGNEHNPSGHISEDPENRIAQMNRRLNKLDDIRADLDENTSHQTYHGPEDADYGILVWGSQQGTVFEAVDRLNENGHSVKALGVSDMAPYPKEEVSEWLESVDEALVVEMNATAQFRGLTQKELGKYGDKMSSLLKYNGNPFEPAEIVDGFESSIDGEELAASNMKYVPAAGD; from the coding sequence ATGACAGACAACGAACTAATCTGGCGAATCGCCGGTGGTTCCGGTGACGGAATCGACTCGACAAGCCAGAACTTCGCGAAGGCCTTGATGTGGTCGGGGCTGAACGTGTTCACACATCGTCATTACCCGTCGCGTATCCGCGGCGGCCACACGTACGTAGAGGTACGTGCGAAGGACGAACCGGTACAGTCTCGCGGGGACGGCTACAACTTCCTGCTCGCACTGGGTGACTCGTTCGCCCGGAACCCGCAGGAAGAGGCCTACTACGGCAAAGAAGAGCTGAAACCGCTGTACGAGAACTTCGACGACCTCCGAGAGGGTGGCGTTCTCCTCTACGACGAGGGACTGCTCGACGACGAGGACGTCGACGAGATCGGTCTCGAAGAGGCCGCCGAGGAGAACAACTGGCACGTCGTCCCGATGGACCTCCGCGGCATCGCCAAGGAGCACGGCCGCGAGATCATGCGGAATACGGCCGGTATCGGCGCGACCGCAGCCATTCTCGACATCAGCACCGACGAGTTCGAGAAGCTCATCAAACAGAACATGAGCGGCGACATGCAGGAGGCGAATCTTAACGTCCTGCACGACGCCTACGACGCCGCCAGCGAACTCGATGTCGACCACGACATCGAGGTTCCTGAGGACTCCCACGACGAGGAGCAGGTCATTCTCTCGGGCTCGAACGCCATCTCCTATGGCGCAATCGACGAGGGCTGTCGCTTCATCTCGGGCTACCCCATGACTCCGTGGACCGACGTGTTCACGATCATGTCACAGCACCTGCCCGCGTTCGGCGGGATCTCCGAACAGGTCGAAGACGAGATCGCGGCCGCCGCACTGGCGCTCGGTGCGTCCCACGCTGGCGTGAAAGCCATGTCCGGGTCCTCCGGTGGTGGCTTCGCGCTGATGTCCGAACCGCTCGGACTGGCAGAGATGACCGAGACGCCGATCGTGCTGGTCGAAGCGATGCGAGCCGGCCCCTCGACGGGAATGCCGACCAAGCCCGAGCAGGCTGACCTTGAGCACGTCCTGTACACGTCACAGGGCGACTCCGCCCGCGTCGTGTTCGCACCGGCGAACATCCGCGAGTGTTACACGCAGACACGCTCGGCGTTCCGCATCGCCTACGAGTACCAGATCCCGGCTATCGTCATCTACGACCAGAAGATCCAAGGCGAACTCCGGAACCTCCCGGCCAGCCACTTCGACGAGGAACCGAACGCCGACCCCGGATCGGTCCTCACCGAAGAAGAGATTCAGGACGCAGCACACCACTCCTCCGGGAAGTTCCAGCGGTTCCTTCACGAACCCGAGGACGGCTCGAACGTCAGCCCGCGCTCCGTGCCGGGCCAGAAGGACGGCCGTTTCCTCGCGACGGGCAACGAGCACAACCCATCGGGCCACATCAGCGAGGACCCCGAGAACCGCATCGCCCAGATGAACCGTCGACTCAACAAGCTCGACGACATTCGTGCTGATCTGGACGAGAACACGTCTCACCAGACCTATCACGGACCCGAGGACGCCGACTACGGCATCCTCGTGTGGGGCAGCCAGCAGGGGACCGTCTTCGAGGCCGTCGACCGACTCAACGAGAACGGCCATTCCGTGAAGGCGCTTGGCGTCTCCGACATGGCCCCGTACCCGAAGGAGGAAGTCTCCGAGTGGCTCGAATCAGTCGACGAGGCGCTTGTCGTCGAGATGAACGCGACGGCCCAGTTCCGCGGTCTGACCCAGAAGGAACTCGGCAAGTACGGCGACAAGATGTCGAGCCTCCTGAAGTACAACGGCAACCCCTTCGAGCCCGCCGAGATCGTCGACGGGTTCGAATCCAGCATCGACGGCGAGGAACTCGCCGCGAGCAACATGAAGTACGTACCCGCGGCAGGTGACTAA
- a CDS encoding thiamine pyrophosphate-dependent enzyme, which produces MSAFSAINEEREIERDEFTPGIEPQATWCPGCGDFGVLKALKQAMPEVGKNPDEVALFTGIGCSGKLNSYFNSYGFHTIHGRSLPVARAAKLANPNLEVIAAGGDGDGYGIGGNHTIHTARENHDMTYIVFNNEIFGLTKGQTSPTSPKGHKSKTQPHGSAKSPIRPLSQQLNAGATYIARTAAVNPNQAKEIIAEAIEHDGFAHIDFLTQCPTWNKDAKHYVPYTDVQQSDEFDFDVSDRAEAAEMMRKTEERLYEGEVLTGRMYIEDERPSYGQEKRQIGEMPEEPLAERYFDEDAEWERTYDNLLEHHK; this is translated from the coding sequence ATGAGTGCATTCTCAGCAATCAACGAAGAACGCGAAATCGAGCGCGACGAGTTTACACCCGGCATCGAACCCCAGGCGACCTGGTGTCCGGGCTGTGGCGACTTCGGCGTCCTCAAGGCGCTGAAGCAGGCCATGCCGGAAGTCGGCAAGAACCCCGACGAGGTCGCGCTGTTCACCGGTATCGGGTGTTCGGGGAAGCTCAACAGCTACTTCAACAGCTACGGCTTCCACACCATCCACGGCCGCTCGCTGCCCGTCGCCCGGGCCGCGAAGCTCGCCAACCCTAACCTCGAAGTCATCGCAGCCGGTGGGGATGGCGACGGCTACGGTATCGGTGGGAACCACACCATCCACACGGCTCGTGAGAACCACGATATGACGTATATCGTGTTCAACAACGAGATCTTCGGGCTGACAAAGGGCCAGACATCCCCGACATCGCCGAAGGGCCACAAGTCAAAGACACAGCCCCACGGCTCGGCGAAGTCGCCGATCCGCCCCCTGTCCCAGCAGCTCAACGCCGGCGCGACCTACATCGCCCGGACCGCGGCTGTCAACCCGAACCAGGCAAAGGAAATCATCGCGGAAGCCATCGAGCACGACGGCTTCGCACACATCGACTTCCTGACCCAGTGTCCGACCTGGAACAAGGACGCGAAACACTACGTCCCGTACACGGACGTCCAGCAGTCCGACGAGTTCGACTTCGACGTCTCGGACCGCGCGGAAGCCGCCGAGATGATGCGAAAGACCGAGGAGCGACTGTACGAGGGCGAAGTGCTCACCGGTCGGATGTATATCGAAGACGAGCGCCCGTCCTACGGCCAGGAGAAGCGCCAGATCGGTGAGATGCCAGAGGAACCGCTCGCAGAGCGGTACTTCGACGAGGACGCCGAGTGGGAGCGGACCTACGACAACCTCCTCGAACACCACAAATAA
- the lrpA1 gene encoding HTH-type transcriptional regulator LrpA1, translating to MSAESTERRILSVLEEDAQASYAEIAERAEVSKPTVRKYIQKLEEEGVIVGYSADVDPKKLAGQSIALVGIDIASDCYVEATRNLKEIPEMEELYTSSGDHMLMAEVRAMDGDSLADVIEDKILALDGVTAAHPSFLQERLK from the coding sequence ATGAGTGCCGAGTCTACGGAGCGTCGAATCCTGTCGGTCCTTGAAGAGGACGCACAGGCCTCGTACGCAGAAATCGCGGAGCGAGCGGAGGTATCGAAGCCGACAGTCCGGAAATACATTCAGAAACTCGAAGAGGAGGGCGTCATCGTCGGCTACTCCGCCGATGTCGACCCGAAGAAGCTGGCGGGCCAGTCGATTGCACTAGTTGGGATCGACATCGCGAGCGACTGCTACGTTGAGGCCACGCGGAACCTCAAAGAGATTCCGGAGATGGAGGAGCTGTACACGTCTAGCGGCGACCATATGCTGATGGCAGAAGTTCGGGCGATGGATGGGGACTCGCTGGCGGACGTGATCGAAGACAAAATCCTCGCCCTTGACGGCGTTACCGCCGCGCATCCGTCGTTTCTGCAGGAACGGCTGAAGTAA
- a CDS encoding DHH family phosphoesterase: protein MLSRLVLGLGPTAADLLDAISDARGELAVVTRDEHRAETLRADGINVLEADPADPSVLANLDLHPESVIVASEDPEQNADTTTAARDCFPDAFLLAYAGRGATADQRDRLDSVADRLVTPEAVVTGYVTQSVGDEGTRARQLHQVLRDIDDHLAVVTHDNPDPDAIASAVALGALAERADCEVTLCYYGEISHQENRAFVNLLEFDLRNLDADSPDELEAFDAFALVDHSRAGVNDQLPPETPIDIVIDHHPPRVPIEARFVDLRSGVGATSTLLVDYLQRFNVDIPTHIATGLLFGIQVDTKDFRREVAAADFEAAAHLVTNADMATLQRIEDPSVSPETLSVIGRAIANRDQEGSVLLTGVGEISDRDALAQAADRLLDLEGVQATMVYGVVDGTIYASARARGADIDLGEALRDAFGQIGSAGGHADMAGAQIDLGMITVDDREESLEEIVRSIVSNRFLDAIQSRSHRLLGRVYARADYDVAAFTESTALSQDSEDTPATAEGASGESGDDSTADWNSDVMFLENGDEGSGGESKQADDAADPTDDETEQGEDSPETLVEPDDSEPL from the coding sequence ATGCTTTCTCGGCTGGTGCTCGGACTCGGGCCGACGGCCGCGGACCTTCTCGACGCGATTAGCGACGCCCGCGGCGAGCTGGCAGTCGTGACCCGGGATGAGCACCGTGCTGAAACGCTCCGGGCGGACGGTATCAACGTGCTCGAAGCCGACCCGGCCGACCCGTCTGTTCTCGCCAACCTCGACCTTCACCCCGAGAGCGTCATCGTCGCTAGCGAGGATCCCGAACAGAACGCCGACACGACAACGGCTGCCCGCGACTGCTTTCCCGACGCGTTCCTCCTCGCATACGCCGGCCGCGGCGCGACAGCCGACCAGCGCGACCGACTTGACAGCGTGGCGGACCGACTGGTCACACCGGAGGCCGTCGTCACCGGCTACGTTACCCAGTCGGTCGGTGACGAGGGAACGCGGGCCAGACAGCTCCATCAGGTTCTCCGGGACATTGACGACCATCTCGCTGTCGTCACGCACGACAATCCCGACCCTGACGCGATTGCCAGCGCTGTCGCCCTCGGCGCGCTCGCTGAACGAGCTGACTGCGAGGTGACGCTCTGTTACTACGGGGAGATTTCCCATCAGGAGAACCGGGCGTTTGTCAACCTCCTCGAATTCGACCTCCGGAACCTCGATGCCGATTCACCGGACGAACTGGAAGCGTTCGACGCGTTCGCACTAGTCGATCACTCCAGAGCCGGTGTCAACGACCAGCTCCCGCCGGAGACTCCCATCGATATCGTTATCGACCATCATCCGCCACGCGTTCCGATCGAAGCCCGCTTTGTCGATCTTCGGAGCGGCGTCGGGGCGACGAGCACACTGCTAGTCGACTACCTCCAGCGGTTCAACGTCGACATTCCAACACACATCGCAACGGGCCTGCTGTTTGGTATCCAAGTCGACACGAAAGACTTCCGGCGGGAAGTCGCTGCCGCGGACTTCGAGGCCGCCGCGCATCTTGTGACAAACGCCGACATGGCGACGCTCCAGCGCATCGAAGACCCGAGCGTGAGCCCGGAGACGCTGTCGGTCATCGGCCGCGCGATTGCGAACCGTGACCAGGAAGGGTCAGTGCTTCTGACCGGCGTCGGCGAGATCAGTGACCGGGACGCGCTCGCGCAGGCGGCTGACAGGTTACTCGACCTCGAAGGCGTCCAGGCGACGATGGTGTACGGCGTCGTCGATGGGACGATATACGCATCTGCTCGGGCACGTGGGGCGGATATCGACCTTGGCGAGGCGCTGCGGGATGCCTTCGGACAGATCGGGTCCGCCGGCGGTCACGCCGATATGGCGGGTGCACAGATTGATCTAGGGATGATCACCGTCGACGACCGCGAGGAATCGCTGGAAGAGATTGTCCGCTCTATCGTCTCAAATCGGTTTCTCGACGCGATCCAGTCGCGGTCCCACCGGCTGCTCGGACGTGTCTATGCCCGCGCTGACTACGACGTGGCCGCGTTCACGGAGTCGACGGCGCTTAGTCAGGACAGCGAAGACACCCCAGCGACGGCCGAAGGTGCATCTGGGGAGTCTGGCGACGACAGCACAGCGGACTGGAACAGCGATGTGATGTTCCTAGAGAACGGTGACGAGGGCAGTGGCGGCGAGTCAAAACAAGCGGATGACGCGGCTGATCCGACGGACGACGAGACAGAACAAGGAGAGGACAGCCCGGAAACACTCGTCGAACCCGACGACAGCGAACCGCTGTAG
- a CDS encoding CBS domain-containing protein, giving the protein MEDSNRPTVGDYMTREVATVELDDTVGEVARRIADNDHFSGFPVTDGRRVEGFVSARDLLLAEDHEPMFRVMTDDILVAHPDMAVQDAARVILRSGIQKLPVVDDAGHLVGIISNADVIRSQIERATPGKVDKLGRTLENIHGITTHEGRREVDLDDLTPTQTTVYADELEGRVYELERGLAEPLVVIDNGGDLLLADGHHRVKAAARLDIDEMDAYVIVLDETVELGMAETAADSDLESIDDIEVVDYAHHPLVQTTERLQD; this is encoded by the coding sequence ATGGAGGACTCGAATCGGCCGACGGTCGGAGACTATATGACACGCGAGGTTGCCACCGTCGAACTCGATGACACCGTCGGGGAGGTCGCCCGACGAATCGCCGATAATGACCACTTCAGCGGGTTTCCGGTGACTGACGGTCGCCGTGTTGAGGGGTTCGTCAGCGCGCGCGACCTGCTGCTCGCAGAGGACCATGAGCCGATGTTCCGCGTGATGACCGACGACATCCTTGTCGCGCACCCGGACATGGCCGTGCAGGACGCAGCGCGCGTTATCCTGCGGTCGGGTATCCAGAAACTCCCGGTTGTCGACGACGCTGGCCACCTCGTCGGGATCATCTCAAACGCCGACGTGATCCGCTCGCAGATCGAGCGGGCGACACCGGGCAAAGTAGACAAGCTCGGCCGGACGCTCGAGAATATCCACGGGATCACGACACACGAAGGCCGCCGTGAGGTGGACCTCGATGACCTGACGCCAACACAGACAACTGTGTACGCCGACGAACTCGAAGGCCGGGTGTACGAACTGGAACGGGGACTGGCGGAACCACTCGTCGTCATCGACAACGGCGGAGACCTCCTGCTGGCGGATGGCCATCACCGCGTGAAAGCCGCTGCTAGACTCGACATCGACGAGATGGACGCCTACGTCATCGTCCTCGACGAGACGGTCGAACTGGGGATGGCCGAGACGGCCGCAGACTCCGACCTAGAGTCAATCGACGATATCGAGGTCGTCGACTACGCGCACCACCCGCTCGTCCAGACGACAGAACGACTCCAAGACTAG